The window ACCCACACTTGGCCCACAGGGCGTGGTCGGCGCCGTCGTCAACGGCTGCTGGTGCTTGATGGTGCGCGCCATGCTCGGTGGAATGCTCCATCGACATGGGCGCAGACATCGGCATCTTCATGCCGGTGTGATGCTCCATCGGCATCGACTGGGAGATCAGCGGGCCGACGAAAATCAGCAACATGGCAAACAGGCTCAGCCACGCCGCCCGGTTTGCACCAGGTTGCGGGGTTGTCGGGCTGTCTGT of the Paucimonas lemoignei genome contains:
- a CDS encoding putative multicopper oxidase is translated as MSHKRLTDSPTTPQPGANRAAWLSLFAMLLIFVGPLISQSMPMEHHTGMKMPMSAPMSMEHSTEHGAHHQAPAAVDDGADHALWAKCGYCTLLFSCPALIQSVAIIALAAARPVDLFNAVTQPGHARSSIFPNARSRAPPLFATR